A portion of the Thermosediminibacter oceani DSM 16646 genome contains these proteins:
- a CDS encoding alanine racemase: MKIYDLPTPVFLVDLDVLEQNIKETADIVKTYGKRLWPMVKTHKSTEIAAMQKAAGAEGFLVGTLLEAERLVEKGFNDIMLAYPVAGRQNLKRVIRLAQKARIILSIDCVEVAREINSALEENGVELEYLIIIDSGLRRFGVLPEDAAGLARELAALKTLKLVGIATHPGHVYGASGPEKVDEIARQEVDALRTAAGILEKEGFKVEIVATGSTPTFRYAVKDERINVLRPGNYVFYDVIQASLGVVPLEKCSLTVMGTVISRPRPGNMILDVGSKCLGLDRGAHGISLMKGFGAVAGHPELTLVSLSEEVAKVEVEGETSLKVGDRVRIIPNHACAACNMAGYLVGCRGEEVERVIEVDMRNGTRKPKIFI, encoded by the coding sequence ATGAAAATTTACGACCTGCCCACCCCGGTATTCCTGGTGGACCTGGATGTTCTGGAACAAAATATCAAAGAGACGGCCGACATTGTCAAAACTTACGGCAAGCGACTGTGGCCGATGGTTAAGACCCATAAGAGCACCGAAATAGCCGCGATGCAGAAGGCGGCCGGTGCAGAAGGTTTCCTGGTGGGTACCCTGCTGGAGGCGGAAAGGCTGGTAGAAAAAGGCTTCAACGATATCATGCTGGCATACCCGGTGGCGGGAAGGCAAAACCTGAAGAGGGTTATCCGGTTGGCCCAAAAGGCGCGTATCATCCTGAGCATAGACTGCGTGGAAGTTGCGAGGGAGATCAACTCAGCCCTTGAGGAAAACGGTGTAGAGCTTGAATACCTCATTATAATAGACAGCGGCCTCAGGAGGTTTGGAGTCCTGCCGGAAGACGCGGCCGGGCTTGCGCGGGAATTGGCCGCCTTGAAAACCCTGAAGCTGGTCGGAATTGCCACCCACCCCGGCCACGTTTACGGCGCAAGCGGGCCCGAAAAGGTAGATGAAATAGCTCGCCAGGAAGTGGATGCTCTGAGGACTGCCGCCGGCATTCTAGAAAAGGAAGGCTTTAAAGTGGAAATCGTCGCGACGGGCAGCACCCCCACCTTCCGCTATGCCGTAAAGGACGAGAGGATAAACGTGCTCAGGCCCGGAAACTACGTGTTTTACGACGTCATCCAGGCCTCGCTGGGGGTTGTCCCCCTCGAAAAGTGTTCCCTCACCGTCATGGGAACCGTGATCTCGCGCCCCAGGCCGGGTAACATGATCCTTGACGTGGGCAGCAAGTGTTTAGGCCTTGACCGGGGAGCTCACGGAATTTCCCTGATGAAGGGTTTCGGCGCCGTTGCAGGCCATCCCGAACTGACTTTAGTCAGCCTGTCGGAGGAAGTGGCCAAGGTGGAGGTCGAAGGGGAAACGTCATTGAAGGTAGGGGATCGGGTTAGGATAATTCCTAACCACGCGTGCGCAGCCTGCAATATGGCCGGTTACCTGGTGGGCTGCAGGGGTGAAGAAGTGGAGAGGGTAATCGAGGTTGACATGAGAAACGGCACGCGGAAACCAAAAATTTTTATCTAA
- a CDS encoding biotin-dependent carboxyltransferase family protein, protein MATFRVLQPGLFTTIQDLGRYGYESQGVPTSGAMDEFAFRVGNILLGNEENAPALEITIIGPTLEVLEDTVVAVTGADLNVEVNGKRRTVWSSFPVRRGDILSLGPVSSGCRAYLAVCGGFSADTVMGSASTYTRGKLGGLEGRPLKRGDVLSRARGGLINKFYRVADKYIPSYGAEAEIRVIPGPQDDCFDREAFELFLNSTYTVTKDSDRMGYRLEGPEIRAKLKHDIITDGILPGAVQVPGNGKPIVMLKDAQTTGGYTKIATCIWVDLSKLAQLKPGDRLQFKAVDLKQAHEALRERERLIKEIKASLKTIKYFDVKVSGRTYDVIMEDLE, encoded by the coding sequence ATGGCAACTTTCAGAGTATTGCAACCCGGACTTTTTACTACAATACAGGATCTGGGAAGGTATGGATATGAAAGCCAGGGTGTTCCCACATCGGGGGCCATGGATGAATTCGCTTTTAGAGTAGGCAATATTCTGCTCGGAAATGAAGAAAATGCGCCCGCCCTTGAGATCACGATAATAGGCCCTACGCTGGAAGTACTGGAAGACACGGTTGTGGCGGTAACCGGGGCCGACTTGAACGTCGAAGTCAACGGGAAAAGGAGAACGGTATGGTCGTCCTTTCCGGTGAGGAGGGGGGACATATTATCCCTTGGTCCGGTAAGTTCGGGGTGCCGCGCATACCTTGCTGTTTGCGGAGGTTTTTCGGCCGATACAGTAATGGGCAGTGCATCCACCTATACCAGGGGAAAGCTGGGCGGACTGGAAGGCAGACCTTTAAAAAGGGGGGACGTGCTCTCCAGAGCCAGGGGTGGATTAATAAACAAATTCTACAGGGTGGCGGATAAGTACATTCCCTCTTACGGAGCTGAAGCCGAAATAAGGGTTATCCCTGGCCCTCAGGACGATTGTTTTGACCGGGAGGCTTTCGAGCTGTTTTTGAATTCAACTTATACCGTTACAAAAGACTCGGACAGAATGGGTTATAGGCTTGAAGGTCCGGAAATAAGAGCAAAATTAAAGCACGACATAATCACCGACGGCATTTTACCCGGAGCCGTCCAGGTGCCTGGAAACGGCAAGCCCATAGTGATGCTGAAGGATGCCCAGACCACAGGAGGGTATACCAAAATTGCGACCTGTATATGGGTGGATCTATCAAAACTCGCCCAGCTGAAACCGGGGGACAGACTTCAGTTCAAGGCAGTGGATTTAAAGCAGGCCCACGAGGCGCTAAGAGAGAGGGAAAGGCTTATTAAGGAGATTAAGGCTTCATTGAAAACTATAAAATATTTCGATGTGAAGGTCAGCGGCAGAACATATGACGTCATCATGGAGGATTTGGAGTGA
- the pxpB gene encoding 5-oxoprolinase subunit PxpB — protein sequence MYDKPRILLAGDTAIVVEYGDEISEECNSMVLNIYNFLKRCNVDGVVSMIPTYRSLLIKYNPLKIGFEELVECVKKADMEESGSLFKPRVIEIPVAYGGEFGPDLDFVAEYHNMTPEEIIEIHMEPLYRIYMLGFTMGFAYLGGMSEKIATPRLETPREKIEAGSVGIAGGQTGIYPLDSPGGWRLIGRTPVKLYDPRRENPILLEAGNYIKFVRISPEEYHKIGEEVERGTYNIKTYEYETYAGKNS from the coding sequence ATGTACGATAAACCCAGAATCTTACTCGCCGGAGATACGGCCATCGTTGTTGAATACGGGGATGAGATATCTGAAGAGTGCAACAGCATGGTGCTTAATATATACAATTTTCTAAAAAGGTGCAATGTTGACGGGGTAGTTTCAATGATCCCCACCTACCGGTCGCTCCTCATTAAGTACAACCCTCTAAAAATCGGTTTCGAAGAACTGGTGGAATGCGTAAAAAAGGCCGATATGGAAGAAAGCGGGAGTTTATTTAAACCGAGGGTGATTGAGATTCCTGTGGCCTATGGTGGGGAATTTGGACCAGACCTGGATTTCGTGGCGGAATATCATAATATGACTCCGGAGGAAATAATAGAAATTCACATGGAGCCCCTCTATCGCATATACATGCTGGGGTTTACCATGGGTTTTGCTTACCTGGGCGGCATGTCTGAGAAAATAGCCACTCCCAGGCTCGAGACACCCCGCGAAAAGATTGAGGCTGGTTCGGTTGGCATCGCCGGCGGCCAGACGGGTATCTATCCGCTGGATAGCCCGGGCGGGTGGAGGTTGATAGGAAGAACACCGGTAAAACTTTACGACCCGAGGAGGGAAAACCCCATTTTGCTGGAAGCCGGCAACTACATAAAATTCGTCAGAATAAGTCCAGAAGAATACCACAAAATCGGGGAAGAAGTTGAGAGAGGGACTTATAATATTAAAACTTACGAATATGAGACTTACGCTGGCAAAAACTCCTGA
- a CDS encoding LamB/YcsF family protein: protein MSFKVDLNSDIGESFGAYKLGMDEEIVKYISSANIACGFHAGDPLVMDRTVMHCSNNGVAVGAHPGFPDLIGFGRRNLDASFDEVKAYVIYQIGALKAFAEARGLRLQHVKAHGALYNMAAVDEKIALAIAEAIAAVDSRLICVGMAGTAMERAAEKVGLKFACEVFADRNLNPDGTLVSRKLPGAMIHDEEVACARVLKMIKEGVVEAVDGTLLKVRVDTICVHGDNPKAVEFAKKLKMTLEENSVEVLPMGRFL from the coding sequence GTGAGTTTCAAGGTTGATCTCAATAGCGACATTGGTGAGAGCTTCGGAGCCTACAAATTGGGTATGGATGAGGAAATTGTAAAATACATATCTTCGGCTAACATTGCTTGTGGTTTTCACGCAGGAGACCCTCTCGTAATGGACAGAACCGTAATGCATTGCAGCAATAATGGCGTTGCGGTAGGTGCCCATCCGGGATTTCCCGATCTAATCGGTTTTGGCAGGAGAAATCTGGATGCATCCTTCGACGAGGTGAAGGCTTACGTCATTTACCAAATAGGGGCACTCAAGGCCTTCGCAGAAGCCCGGGGGCTCAGGTTGCAGCATGTCAAGGCTCACGGTGCCCTTTACAATATGGCAGCCGTTGATGAAAAAATAGCGCTGGCGATCGCGGAAGCCATAGCTGCTGTGGACAGTCGCTTGATATGCGTCGGTATGGCCGGTACGGCTATGGAAAGGGCCGCAGAGAAAGTTGGACTTAAGTTTGCCTGCGAGGTGTTCGCAGACCGAAACTTGAACCCCGATGGTACCCTGGTTTCGAGAAAACTGCCCGGTGCCATGATACACGATGAAGAGGTTGCGTGTGCTAGGGTACTGAAGATGATAAAAGAGGGCGTGGTAGAAGCAGTGGACGGCACGTTGCTGAAGGTCAGGGTCGATACGATATGCGTGCACGGCGACAACCCAAAGGCTGTAGAGTTTGCTAAAAAGCTTAAAATGACCCTGGAAGAAAACAGCGTAGAAGTCTTGCCCATGGGTAGATTCCTATAA